From a region of the Mauremys mutica isolate MM-2020 ecotype Southern chromosome 12, ASM2049712v1, whole genome shotgun sequence genome:
- the LOC123346428 gene encoding HLA class II histocompatibility antigen, DM beta chain-like: MTLVLWLLSMALGHHGAGGFLMHLASECPLAADGSVLRFDFAFVFNKNPLVCYNEQDRLFEACDMGLLRDMAVDIAAAMNTDPGLRQRVAGGRQACQSQSQHLWSRTGQRRTPPSVRIVSTALSNPAGSVRLTCHVWGFYPAEVGVTWLRNGSPVEPSEDGLSPALANGDWTYQTHVSLLTTPKPGDTYTCHVQHVSLAEPHQEEWGPGLSPGLTVKVSVAVVVLILGLIFLGTGLVFWWRAPAPGYSPLAGHNYTGGST, translated from the exons ATGACGCTGGTGCTGTGGCTGCTGTCCATGGCTCTGGGCCACCACGGAGCAG GCGGGTTCCTGATGCACCTGGCCAGCGAGTGCCCCCTGGCAGCCGACGGCTCCGTGCTCCGGTTCGACTTCGCCTTCGTCTTCAACAAGAACCCGCTGGTGTGTTACAATGAGCAGGACCGGCTCTTCGAGGCCTGCGACATGGGCCTGCTCAGAGACATGGCCGTGGACATCGCCGCCGCCATGAACACGGACCCCGGCTTGCGCCAGCGCGTGGCAGGGGGGCGCCAGGcctgccagagccagagccagcaccTCTGGAGCCGCACGGGGCAAaggagga cgccccctagtgtccGCATCGTCTCCACGGCCCTGTCGAACCCCGCGGGATCCGTGCGCCTCACCTGCCACGTCTGGGGCTTCTACCCGGCGGAGGTGGGGGTCACCTGGCTGCGGAACGGGAGCCCCGTGGAGCCCAGCGAGGACGGCCTGAGCCCGGCGCTGGCCAACGGCGACTGGACCTACCAGACCCACGTCAGCCTGCTCACCACCCCCAAGCCCGGGGACACCTACACCTGCCACGTGCAGCACGTCAGCCTGGCAGAGCCCCACCAGGAGGAGTGGG GGCCCGGCCTGTCCCCGGGGCTGACGGTGAAGGTCAGCGTGGCTGTCGTGGTGCTGATCCTGGGCCTCATCTTCCTGGGCACCGGCCTGGTGTTCTGGTGGAGGGCGCCCGCCCCGG GTTATTCTCCCCTCGCAGGGCACAACTACACTGGAG GCAGCACCTAA
- the LOC123346437 gene encoding class II histocompatibility antigen, M alpha chain-like, which yields MEAPGCWGLLLALGLLRGAAATAATEAPTAHVLSRVLFCQPDRPSLGLADTFDGDQLFSFDFPGARWEARLPDFQPWLGAQESKEQIRNDSSLCRQLLSVLTNITTGVLPEARGTPMANVFTARPLELGKPNTLICQVGNLFPASVTVSWQRLGEPVSQGINTTRYYPTQDLGFLLFSYLEFTPQEGDVYTCTITRPRDRFSTVAYWVPQNPVPSELLENALCGLAIALGIFFMVTGIVLFLKSRRPSPTE from the exons ATGGAGGCGCCCGGCtgctgggggctgctgctggccctggggctgctgcgggGGGCGGCGGCCACCGCCGCGACAGAGG CGCCCACGGCCCACGTCCTGTCCCGCGTGCTGTTCTGCCAGCCCGACCGCCCCTCGCTTGGCCTGGCCGACACCTTCGACGGGGACCAGCTGTTCTCGTTCGACTTCCCGGGGGCGCGCTGGGAGGCCCGGCTGCCCGACTTCCAGCCCTGGCTGGGCGCCCAGGAGAGCAAGGAGCAGATCCGCAACGACTCCAGTCTGTGCCGGCAACTGCTCTCGGTGCTCACCAACATCACCACGGGCGTGCTGCCCGAGGCCAGAG GCACCCCCATGGCCAACGTGTTCACAGCCCGGCCCCTGGAGCTGGGAAAACCCAACACCCTGATCTGCCAGGTGGGCAACCTCTTCCCGGCCTCGGTGACCGTGTCGTGGCAGCGGCTGGGGGAGCCGGTGAGCCAGGGCATCAACACCACGAGGTACTACCCCACCCAGGACCTGGGCTTCCTGCTCTTCTCCTACCTGGAGTTCACCCCGCAGGAGGGCGACGTCTACACCTGCACCATCACGCGGCCCAGGGACCGCTTCTCCACCGTGGCCTACTGGG TGCCCCAGAACCCCGTCCCCTCGGAGCTGCTGGAGAACGCGCTGTGCGGCCTGGCCATCGCCCTGGGCATCTTCTTCATGGTCACCGGGATCGTCCTCTTCCTCAAATCCCGCAGGCCCAGCCCCACAG AGTGA